The sequence TCAAGTAAAGAAGGGCTAGTATGAGAATGCAAAAACGGCAGTTCCGAATCGGAGAACTTGCAGAGTACTTGGGCGTGGAACGCTTCGTCATTCGTTTTTGGGAAAAAGAATTCAATCTACGGCCAACACGCTCAGAAGGCGGACAACGGTTTTACGAAGAAAGAGATCTCGAACGCATGCAAAAAATTAAGCAGCTTTTGTATGAAGAAGGATTTACCATCGCAGGCGCAAAAAAAGCTTTGAAATCAAAAAAAGACAAGCCTATTGTTGCATCCCAAAAAACAACATTTGATGAAACACTACCCGAAAACGTCACCCATAGACTTAAGACTATTAAGAAAAAATTACTCGCATTAAGACAGCAACTATAAACGGGACTCATGTATAATAAGAAAGCGCACC is a genomic window of Candidatus Babeliales bacterium containing:
- a CDS encoding MerR family transcriptional regulator gives rise to the protein MRMQKRQFRIGELAEYLGVERFVIRFWEKEFNLRPTRSEGGQRFYEERDLERMQKIKQLLYEEGFTIAGAKKALKSKKDKPIVASQKTTFDETLPENVTHRLKTIKKKLLALRQQL